A segment of the Gemmatimonadota bacterium genome:
GGTGGGTAACCTCAACGGCGTGGCCCGCGTGGACGACCGGATGGTGGTGAGGATGCCCGCCCCGGAGGCCAAGTTCTACACCGTGCAGTCGGGCGATTCCCTGTCCAAGATCGCGCGCGAGTACTACGGCGATGCAATGCGCTATCCGGAGATCTTCGAGGCCAACAAGCCCATGCTGAAGGACCCCGACAAGATCTATCCGGGGCAGGTGCTTCGGATTCCGCTGACCGTCTCGCCTGACGCCTGAACGGCGCCGATCGGGGTGCGCGGCTGGAGTAAGGTTTGATTTCGATCCGGCGTTCGTACATCTTTGCGGCACTCCCCCGCTCGGGGGGCGGCGCACATCCGTCGCCTCCCGGGCGGTCGTCGTGTTCGGCGTCGGCATAGTGCGGCGCCGAAACCAGGAGGGGCAGGGCTCGCTCCTCGAACCGCTCCGGAGTTGACATGCCTGGATTCGCGGCCTTAGCAGAACCGTGGTGGATCGCGTTCGTGTACCTGGCCGTACTCGGCCATATCACGAACATCTGCGTGACCCTGTACTTGCACCGCAGCGCCACCCACGGGGGGGTGCGATTCCATCCGCTGGTGGAGCATTTCATGCGCGGGTGGCTGTGGCTCACGACGGGCATGAACACGCGCGAGTGGGTGGCGGTCCACCGCAAGCACCACGCGTTCAGCGACAAGCCGGGTGACCCACATTCTCCGCACGAGGAAGGGTTCTGGCACATCGTCCTGGCGGGCCTCTGGTTCTACAAGGAGGCGATCCAGGACGACGCCATGCTGGAGAAATACGGCAAGGGCACGCCGGACGACTGGGTGGAGCGCAACGTCTACAAGCGGCATCGCTGGACCGGCCTGCTCTCGATGTTGGTCCTGAACGTGTTCCTTTTCGGCCCCCTCCTGGGTCTGCTTGTGTGGTCCGGCATGGCCGTTTGGATCCCGATCTTCGGGGCTATGATCAACGGCGTCGGGCACGCGCTCGGGTATCGCAACTTCGACACGAAGGACGAGAGCCGGAACATTTACCCGCTCGGCGTCTGGATCGTCGGCGAAGAGCTCCACAACAACCACCACGCCGACCCCCGGTCGGCCAGATTCAACGCCCGCTGGTGGGAGTTCGACATCGGTTGGCTCTACATCCGCCTGCTATCCGCCTTCTCCCTGGCCGAGGTGGTTTACGCGCGTACGCTGAACGTGCGCGAGTTCACGGCGAAGTACTACGAGGGGGGCTTCCCCCAGCCGCTGGCCGCCCGAGTCGAGACCGCGAGCGAGCGGGTGGACCGGGCCCGCGAGGAGTTCGCCGCCTGGGTGGACCGGGTGTCAGCATCCGCGCGCGCCGAGTTGGACGTGCGGGCCGCCGCCCTCGAGCAGATGGTCCAGGAGGCGAAGGCCGAGCTCGCGCACCTGCGCGAAGAGGCGGCGGTGGAGTTGGAGCGCGTGAAGGGCCGGATGGAGGAGATCCGGCATGAGGCGCTACACGCGATCGAGCAGCGGCGAGCCCGCGTGGATCA
Coding sequences within it:
- a CDS encoding fatty acid desaturase; its protein translation is MPGFAALAEPWWIAFVYLAVLGHITNICVTLYLHRSATHGGVRFHPLVEHFMRGWLWLTTGMNTREWVAVHRKHHAFSDKPGDPHSPHEEGFWHIVLAGLWFYKEAIQDDAMLEKYGKGTPDDWVERNVYKRHRWTGLLSMLVLNVFLFGPLLGLLVWSGMAVWIPIFGAMINGVGHALGYRNFDTKDESRNIYPLGVWIVGEELHNNHHADPRSARFNARWWEFDIGWLYIRLLSAFSLAEVVYARTLNVREFTAKYYEGGFPQPLAARVETASERVDRAREEFAAWVDRVSASARAELDVRAAALEQMVQEAKAELAHLREEAAVELERVKGRMEEIRHEALHAIEQRRARVDQVKASVRAEIDEAVDAARAALDKAVAEAEALLNGGTLGPAGA
- the lysM gene encoding peptidoglycan-binding protein LysM; this translates as MGIFDFLKDVGDKITGADKREAAEEQGMVVAIARHVIGLGLNPDGFRVEFDDGTATLHGNPTTQAERERVILAVGNLNGVARVDDRMVVRMPAPEAKFYTVQSGDSLSKIAREYYGDAMRYPEIFEANKPMLKDPDKIYPGQVLRIPLTVSPDA